Proteins co-encoded in one Melospiza melodia melodia isolate bMelMel2 chromosome 8, bMelMel2.pri, whole genome shotgun sequence genomic window:
- the RBM43 gene encoding RNA-binding protein 43 codes for MSLSMRVPLHLGEREPLQGGNLGVPPDFAIPAQAARGTRTVVIAGVPAGLLEDELLADILTIHFQRSRNNGGDVEQVTYPTRKAGVAYVTFEDAGVVERVLKKDQHLLQDKRLPGPFPLTVTRYCHQAFLRVTSTLSMAVFRDHLVLEDLVEEMKQQSPALSFGPLQRDGHIAVQGPFPALQVLRDFLLLKAKSLPEEDKRERKPHQRPRRKLQEHRGAAEMRNSTRNAQREKQVLVLDTDIYHYMKHFHAKALQRNDAVISGVTDGDITTVTIESAADAQGLKAKKMIENYSVELQKILRKERICFKEPTRAGRQRLRQLCERLKAHYPRVLIIPYDTHLDVVGTSADVLGFTEEVKRLSR; via the exons ATGTCCCTGTCCATGCGTGTCCCTCTCcac ctGGGGGAGCGGGAGCCTCTGCAGGGTGGGAATCTGGGGGTCCCTCCTGACTttgccatccctgcccaggctgccagaGGCACGAGGACAGTTGTCATCGCTGGTGTCCCAGCCGGCCTCCTGGAGGATGAGCTCCTGGCTGACATCCTCACCATCCACTTCCAGAGGTCCCGGAACAACGGCGGGGACGTGGAGCAGGTCACGTATCCCACACGGAAAGCTGGAGTTGCCTACGTGACCTTCGAGGATGCAGGAG TTGTGGAGCGTGTTCTGAAGAAGGATCAGCATCTCCTGCAGGACAAGAGGCTGCCCGGGCCCTTCCCCCTGACAGTGACCCGCTACTGCCACCAG GCCTTCCTCCGGGTCACCTCCACCCTCAGCATGGCTGTTTTCAGAGATCACTTGGTGTTAGAAGATTTGGTGGAAGAGAtgaagcagcagagcccagctttGAGTTTTGGGCCTTTGCAGCGTGACGGGCACATTGCAGTGCAGGGGCCCTTCCCAGCACTGCAGGTGCTGAGGGATTTCCTCCTGCTGAAGGCAAAATCCCTCCCAGAGGAggacaaaagagagagaaaacccCACCAGAGACCGAGGAGgaagctgcaggagcacagaggTGCTGCAGAGATGAGGAATTCCACTCGGAACGCGCAGAGGGAAAAACAAGTGCTGGTTCTGGACACGGATATCTATCACTACATGAAGCACTTCCATGCCAAGGCTCTGCAGAGAAATGATGCTGTCATTTCTGGTGTCACTGATGGTGACATCACCACAGTGACCATTGAGAGTGCTGCTGATGCACAGGGATTAAAAGCCAAGAAAATGATAGAAAATTACTCGGTGGAGCTGCAGAAGATTTTACGGAAGGAGAGGATCTGCTTCAAGGagcccaccagggctgggaggcAGAGACTCAGACAGCTCTGTGAGAGGCTGAAAGCACACTACCCCAGAGTGCTGATCATCCCTTATGACACCCACCTGGACGTTGTGGGCACCTCTGCAGACGTTCTTGGGTTCACAGAGGAGGTGAAGAGGCTCTCCAGGTAG
- the NMI gene encoding N-myc-interactor, translating into MDFTSPPLSLQDNGFSMVPTDPLGTPLEEIEKLKEELRIWKIRLEDDGKVKADLFYSKLAAEAECGRAEKQLAELKEQEKQRKDRITSCEQELLMLKQENTELKKEMEKLKEDLEEHSSQDNPLEVKKKVAEMQLKFTHLEEMKDDGADEDMDTHCVFGVATKTPFRLNHNQALLTFEDEEVAQKLTKMSKHCVNLDNRTANVTVKPFELDMGFQFELHVTVSGKKINVSDIPELPIPEEWMRDKLELHFYKTEQAEGGGEIEEVTYNRGSGTGVITFLKPGASYNFVGCTKYPFYAEERWFIISVSPHFDFHLMKFQPHCRVSKKTILLKGVPEVEEDEESVQDMIEIHFQKPSNGGGEIEKIKYISKGAAYVCFEEDTEN; encoded by the exons ATGGATTTTACCAGCCCTCCATTATCTCTCCAAGACAATGGTTTT AGTATGGTACCCACTGATCCACTTGGGACACCCCTGGAAGAGATTGAAAAACTCAAGGAAGAGCTGAGGATATGGAAG ATAAGACTTGAAGATGATGGGAAGGTAAAAGCTGACCTGTTTTACTCCAAgctagcagcagaggcagagtgtggcagagcagagaagcagctggcggagctgaaggagcaggagaagcagaGGAAGGACAGAATCACCAGCTGTGAG CAGGAACTCTTGATGCTAAAGCAAGAAAACACTGAGctgaaaaaggagatggaaaagCTCAAAGAAGACCTGGAAGAACACAGTTCCCAGGATAATCCG TTGGAGGTTAAAAAGAAGGTGGCAGAAATGCAATTGAAGTTCACTCACCTGGAAGAGATGAAGGATGATGGGGCAGATGAGGATATGGACACCCACTGTGTGTTTGGGGTGGCCACAAAAACCCCCTTCAGACTCAACCACAACCAGGCACTGCTGACTTTTGAAGATGAGGAAG TTGCCCAGAAGCTGACAAAGATGAGCAAGCACTGTGTGAACCTGGACAACAGAACAGCAAATGTGACAGTGAAGCCTTTTGAACTTGACATGGGATTCCAGTTTGAG CTCCACGTCACTGTCTCTGGAAAGAAGATCAACGTTTCAGACATACCTGAGCTTCCCATTCCTGAAGAATGGATGAGAGACAAACTTGAGCTGCATTTCTACAAAACTGAGCaggcagaaggaggaggagaaataGAAGAAGTGACCTACAACAGGGGGTCTGGGACAGGTGTCATCACATTCCTCAAGCCTGGAG CAAGCTACAACTTTGTGGGATGTACTAAATACCCTTTCTATGCAGAGGAAAGGTGGTTCATCATTTCTGTCTCACCACATTTTGATTTCCACTTGATGAAGTTTCAG cCACACTGCAGGGTTTCCAAGAAAACCATTCTGCTGAAAGGAGTCCCAGAGGTGGAAGAGGATGAAGAAAGTGTGCAGGACATGATTGAAATTCACTTCCAAAAGCCAAGCAATGGTGGGGGGGAGATAGAGAAAATCAAATACATCTCCAAAGGAGCAGCCTATGTTTGCTTTGAGGAGGATACTGAGAACTGA